A window from Streptomyces sp. NBC_00271 encodes these proteins:
- a CDS encoding CopG family transcriptional regulator, whose translation MSLERVTITIPSETLDAVKSAAEREGLSVSAWLSRAAEHAAKIEAGLAAAEEAMAYVDPPTPDEQAWVDDFMNRVTQPTPTAEQSQGAA comes from the coding sequence ATGAGCCTGGAGCGAGTCACCATCACCATCCCGAGCGAGACGCTCGACGCGGTCAAGTCGGCCGCCGAGCGCGAAGGCCTGAGTGTCTCCGCCTGGCTTTCGCGTGCCGCCGAACACGCGGCGAAGATCGAAGCCGGGCTGGCCGCGGCGGAGGAGGCCATGGCATACGTCGATCCACCCACGCCGGACGAGCAGGCATGGGTCGACGATTTCATGAACCGCGTGACTCAGCCCACGCCCACGGCCGAGCAGTCGCAGGGTGCCGCGTGA
- a CDS encoding metal ABC transporter ATP-binding protein, which yields MSEPVISLRGVTAELGSRPVLRGIDLTVHRGEVVALLGANGSGKSTAIRSVIGQVPVSGGEIEIFGTPRRRFRDWKRVGYVPQRTTAAGGVPATVTEIVASGRLSRARFGVLRKADHEAVRHALELVGMADRAKDSVNALSGGQHQRVLIARALASEPELLIMDEPMAGVDLASQEVLARTLREQVAAGTTVLLVLHELGPLEPLIDRAVVLRDGCVLHDGPPPRAVGQHALPGHDHVHPHAAHDAEPIRTGLLS from the coding sequence GTGAGCGAGCCCGTCATATCCCTGCGCGGCGTGACCGCCGAGCTGGGTTCGCGCCCCGTCCTGCGCGGCATCGACCTCACCGTGCACCGCGGTGAGGTCGTCGCGCTGCTCGGCGCCAACGGCTCCGGCAAGTCGACGGCCATCCGCAGCGTCATCGGCCAGGTCCCGGTCAGCGGCGGCGAGATAGAGATCTTCGGCACCCCGCGGCGCCGCTTCCGCGACTGGAAGCGGGTGGGGTACGTGCCGCAGCGCACGACCGCCGCGGGCGGCGTGCCCGCCACGGTGACCGAGATCGTCGCCTCCGGCCGGCTCTCCCGTGCCCGCTTCGGCGTGCTGCGCAAGGCCGACCACGAGGCCGTACGGCACGCCCTGGAGCTCGTCGGCATGGCGGACCGCGCCAAGGACTCGGTGAACGCCCTGTCGGGCGGCCAGCACCAGCGCGTCCTGATCGCCCGCGCCCTCGCCTCCGAACCCGAGCTGCTGATCATGGACGAGCCGATGGCGGGCGTCGACCTCGCGAGCCAGGAGGTGCTGGCCCGGACCCTGCGCGAGCAGGTCGCGGCGGGCACCACCGTCCTGCTCGTCCTGCACGAGCTGGGCCCCCTGGAGCCACTGATCGACCGCGCGGTCGTCCTGCGCGACGGCTGCGTCCTGCACGACGGCCCGCCCCCGCGGGCGGTCGGCCAGCACGCGCTGCCCGGCCACGACCACGTACACCCGCACGCGGCTCACGACGCCGAACCGATCCGGACGGGACTGCTGAGCTGA
- a CDS encoding twitching motility protein PilT, with protein sequence MNVLRPVVYDAGALIAAERNHAAFWRAHRSYLTAGGLPLAPAPVVAQAWRDGARQAQLARILNGCEVPVLDHALARRVGALLGQAATSDPVDGTVAVLAADLGGVIVTSDPGDIQHLLDRLGPAGKRAEVAPLH encoded by the coding sequence GTGAACGTGCTCAGGCCCGTGGTCTATGACGCCGGGGCACTGATCGCCGCGGAACGGAACCACGCCGCTTTCTGGCGAGCCCACCGCTCCTACCTCACCGCGGGCGGCCTGCCCCTGGCACCCGCACCGGTCGTGGCGCAGGCCTGGCGGGATGGCGCCCGCCAGGCCCAGTTGGCCCGGATCCTCAACGGCTGCGAGGTCCCCGTACTCGATCACGCACTCGCCAGGAGGGTGGGGGCGCTCTTGGGACAGGCCGCCACGTCGGACCCGGTCGACGGCACCGTCGCGGTGCTGGCGGCGGACCTCGGTGGCGTGATTGTCACGTCGGACCCCGGAGACATCCAGCACCTCCTGGACCGACTCGGTCCCGCGGGCAAGCGTGCCGAGGTCGCTCCGTTGCACTGA
- the recO gene encoding DNA repair protein RecO produces the protein MSLFRDDGIVLRTQKLGEADRIITLLTRGHGRVRAVARGVRRTKSKFGARLEPFSHVDVQFFARGSELIGRGLPLCTQSETIAPYGGGIVTDYARYTAGTAMLETAERFTDHEGEPAVQQYLLLVGGLRTLARGEHEPHLVLDAFLLRSLAVNGYAPSFSACAKCGMPGPNRFFSVAAGGSVCVDCRVPGSVVPSAGALELLGALLTGDWETADACEPRYVREGSGLVSAYLHWHLERGLRSLRYVEK, from the coding sequence ATGAGTCTGTTCCGCGACGACGGCATCGTGCTGCGCACCCAGAAGCTGGGTGAGGCGGACCGGATCATCACGCTGCTCACCCGCGGTCACGGCCGCGTACGGGCCGTGGCCCGTGGTGTACGGCGGACCAAGTCGAAGTTCGGGGCGCGGCTCGAACCCTTCTCACACGTGGACGTGCAGTTCTTCGCGCGGGGGAGCGAGCTGATCGGGCGCGGCCTTCCGCTGTGCACGCAGAGCGAGACGATCGCTCCGTACGGCGGCGGGATCGTGACGGACTACGCGCGCTACACCGCCGGTACGGCCATGCTCGAAACCGCCGAGCGGTTCACCGATCACGAGGGGGAGCCCGCCGTGCAGCAGTATCTGCTGCTCGTCGGCGGGCTGCGCACCCTCGCCCGGGGCGAGCACGAGCCGCACCTCGTCCTCGACGCCTTCCTGCTGCGCTCCCTCGCCGTGAACGGCTACGCGCCCAGCTTCAGCGCCTGCGCGAAGTGCGGGATGCCGGGACCGAATCGGTTCTTCTCGGTCGCGGCGGGAGGTTCCGTCTGCGTGGACTGCCGGGTGCCCGGCAGCGTCGTACCCTCGGCGGGGGCCCTCGAACTGCTCGGCGCGCTGCTGACGGGAGACTGGGAGACCGCGGACGCGTGCGAGCCGCGGTATGTCCGGGAGGGCAGCGGGCTGGTGTCGGCCTATCTGCACTGGCATCTGGAGCGCGGGCTGCGCTCACTCCGGTACGTGGAAAAGTAA
- a CDS encoding isoprenyl transferase, whose protein sequence is MVVRGILGRQRREYRTPEPHPSGAVAPKLPGELIPNHVAIVMDGNGRWAKERGLPRTEGHKVGAERVLDVLQGAIEMGVGAISLYAFSTENWKRSPDEVRFLMNFNRDFIRKTRDQLDELGIRVRWVGRMPKLWKSVAKELQIAQEQTKDNNRLTLYFCMNYGGRAEITDAAQALAQDIKDGRLDPSKVTEKTFAKYLYYPDMPDVDLFLRPSGEQRTSNYLLWQSAYAEMVFQNVLWPDFDRRDLWRACVEFAQRDRRFGGAVPNEQLLAMEQGMRGDGS, encoded by the coding sequence ATGGTCGTACGCGGGATCCTGGGACGCCAGCGCCGCGAGTACAGGACGCCGGAACCGCACCCGTCCGGAGCCGTCGCGCCCAAGCTCCCCGGTGAGCTGATCCCGAACCACGTGGCGATCGTGATGGACGGGAACGGGCGCTGGGCGAAGGAGCGCGGGCTGCCGCGTACCGAGGGGCACAAGGTCGGCGCCGAGCGCGTCCTCGACGTGCTGCAGGGCGCGATCGAGATGGGGGTCGGCGCCATCTCGCTGTACGCCTTCTCCACCGAGAACTGGAAGCGCTCGCCCGACGAGGTGCGCTTCCTGATGAACTTCAACCGCGACTTCATCCGCAAGACCCGCGACCAGCTCGACGAACTCGGCATCCGGGTCCGCTGGGTGGGCCGGATGCCCAAGCTGTGGAAGTCGGTGGCCAAGGAGCTCCAGATCGCCCAGGAGCAGACCAAGGACAACAACCGGCTGACGTTGTACTTCTGCATGAACTACGGCGGTCGCGCCGAAATCACCGACGCCGCGCAGGCCTTGGCTCAGGACATCAAGGACGGCCGGCTCGACCCGTCGAAGGTCACCGAGAAGACCTTCGCGAAGTACCTCTACTACCCGGACATGCCCGACGTGGACCTGTTCCTGCGGCCGAGCGGCGAGCAGCGCACCTCCAACTACCTGCTCTGGCAGAGCGCCTACGCCGAGATGGTCTTCCAGAACGTGCTGTGGCCGGACTTCGACCGGCGCGACCTGTGGCGGGCGTGCGTCGAGTTCGCCCAGCGCGACCGCCGCTTCGGCGGCGCCGTCCCGAACGAGCAACTGCTCGCGATGGAGCAGGGCATGCGGGGCGACGGCTCGTAG
- a CDS encoding metal ABC transporter permease, with product MDILNYDFMQRALLAAVLVGITAPAVGIYLVQRRQALMGDGIGHVAMTGVGLGFLLSTNPVWMATAVSVLGAVIMELIRWYGKTRGDIALAMLFYGGMAGGVMFINLAPGGSNANLTSYLFGSLSTVSESDVTAICVLAAFVVLVTLGLRRQLFAVSQDEEFARVTGLPVRALNLLTAVTAAVTVTVAMRVVGLLLVSALMVVPVAAAQQLSRSFAATFAIAVAIGVSVTIGGTVTSYYQDVPPGATIVLLTIGAFIVLTALATPLARRRARALAAAQGAGDPAECAIPATRGPERKVGV from the coding sequence ATGGACATCCTGAACTACGACTTCATGCAGCGGGCGCTGCTCGCCGCCGTCCTGGTGGGCATCACCGCGCCCGCTGTCGGCATCTACCTCGTCCAGCGCCGCCAGGCCCTGATGGGCGACGGCATCGGCCATGTGGCGATGACCGGTGTCGGCCTCGGCTTCCTGCTCTCCACCAACCCGGTGTGGATGGCGACGGCCGTCTCGGTCCTCGGCGCCGTGATCATGGAGCTGATCCGCTGGTACGGCAAGACGCGCGGCGACATCGCGCTCGCCATGCTCTTCTACGGCGGTATGGCGGGCGGCGTGATGTTCATCAACCTCGCGCCGGGCGGGTCCAACGCCAACCTGACCTCGTACCTCTTCGGCTCCCTGTCCACGGTCTCCGAGTCCGACGTGACGGCGATCTGCGTACTCGCGGCCTTCGTGGTCCTGGTCACCCTGGGCCTGCGCCGACAGCTGTTCGCGGTCAGCCAGGACGAGGAGTTCGCGCGGGTGACGGGCCTGCCGGTGCGTGCCCTGAACCTGCTCACCGCCGTCACCGCCGCCGTCACCGTGACGGTCGCGATGCGGGTGGTCGGCCTGCTCCTGGTCAGCGCGCTGATGGTGGTCCCGGTGGCCGCGGCCCAGCAGCTCAGCCGCAGCTTCGCCGCCACCTTCGCGATCGCGGTGGCCATCGGGGTGAGCGTGACGATCGGCGGCACCGTGACGTCGTACTACCAGGACGTGCCGCCCGGTGCGACGATCGTGTTGCTGACCATCGGCGCGTTCATCGTGCTCACCGCGCTGGCGACCCCGCTGGCCCGGCGCCGTGCCCGGGCCCTGGCCGCCGCGCAGGGGGCCGGAGACCCCGCGGAGTGCGCAATTCCGGCCACCCGCGGCCCGGAACGCAAGGTCGGCGTCTGA
- a CDS encoding Fur family transcriptional regulator — protein MTTAGSPVRGRSTRQRAAVAAALDEVDEFRSAQELHDMLKHKGDSVGLTTVYRTLQSLADAGEVDVLRTSDGESVYRRCSTGEHHHHLVCRVCGKAVEVEGPAVEKWAEAIAVEYGYVNVAHTVEIFGTCADCAQCAAAKG, from the coding sequence GTGACAACCGCTGGATCGCCCGTTCGGGGCCGTTCCACCCGGCAGCGTGCCGCCGTGGCGGCGGCACTCGACGAGGTGGACGAGTTCCGCAGTGCGCAGGAGCTCCACGACATGCTCAAGCACAAGGGTGACTCCGTCGGACTCACCACCGTGTACCGCACGCTGCAGTCCCTCGCCGACGCCGGCGAGGTCGACGTACTGCGTACCTCCGACGGCGAGTCCGTCTACCGCCGCTGCTCCACCGGCGAGCACCACCACCACCTCGTCTGCCGCGTCTGCGGCAAGGCGGTCGAGGTCGAGGGCCCGGCCGTCGAGAAGTGGGCGGAGGCGATCGCGGTGGAGTACGGCTATGTGAACGTCGCGCACACGGTGGAGATCTTCGGCACCTGCGCGGACTGCGCGCAGTGCGCGGCGGCGAAGGGCTGA
- a CDS encoding YcxB family protein yields the protein MVEDQGAAQQQELQGQGYGADAVELEYRPAVGEYTSALSARRRVSRASRIQLGLVGVVAVFVALEGVVALAGGEVPVFLLVWMVFSALLIGFTPWLQARHVYRISERHGTFRVRVTDAGVSVTTDNTTASVNWAAQPRYREKPDIFVLFSADKNAACFTVLPKRAARTPADVERLRAILDRNLTRV from the coding sequence GTGGTCGAGGACCAGGGTGCTGCGCAGCAGCAGGAATTGCAGGGGCAGGGGTACGGGGCGGATGCCGTCGAGCTGGAGTACCGGCCGGCCGTCGGGGAGTACACCTCGGCGCTGAGCGCGCGAAGACGTGTCAGCCGGGCGAGCCGGATCCAGCTCGGGTTGGTCGGCGTCGTGGCCGTCTTCGTCGCCCTGGAGGGTGTGGTCGCGCTGGCCGGCGGCGAGGTGCCGGTGTTCCTGCTGGTCTGGATGGTCTTCAGCGCGCTCCTGATCGGGTTCACGCCCTGGCTCCAGGCCCGTCACGTGTACCGCATCTCGGAGCGGCACGGCACCTTCCGGGTGAGGGTGACGGACGCCGGGGTGTCGGTGACCACCGACAACACGACGGCGTCGGTCAACTGGGCCGCCCAGCCCCGCTACCGCGAGAAGCCGGACATCTTCGTCCTGTTCAGCGCCGACAAGAACGCCGCCTGCTTCACCGTGCTGCCCAAGCGCGCCGCCCGGACCCCCGCGGACGTGGAGAGGTTGCGGGCGATCCTCGACCGCAACCTGACACGCGTCTGA